tatttcgaattttactacacttcatttcaaacagaaaaacatgtgtttcattgtcctcatttttgGACCCATTctgtctgtatacacatttaacacaaccagtgtcatttcccctgtaaaaataaaaaataaaaaactataaataccaTTGGAAAAATATGAGGAATTTTGGTGCTGGATTTAGATGCTCTTGAGCTGAAAATGaaggtttttgttttggaatcagttcgagaatattcttcaaaaaactttcttcaggtttagcgttatcaaggtagtgttttagtcgtgccttgtctttcggattcttattattatcaccattaatgttgtaataacaataaaatcggattattatcaatgcttttctcaattgttgtcttttttatggtacaaataaaattatattatgtattactttttttaaatgtcatttgactaaattgcaagatcaatcatccatcctggttagtcgtagtgatacattgctAAGTATGTtgctttattaataataaaaaaaaaaaaataataataaaaaaaaatcataaataaaataataataaaaaaataaatgaaacatgacacatatcacataacttcacacagtcgaggacactgtatgcgttgctgcggcacactgctagagagagaagaagaagtggaagcgtttaaatttcaACTGGCAATCCGCACGTGGACCTTGGACGAGTCACGGATATTTCCCGCAATGGCTTCAAGGCAGGAGCAGTCTTTGACGAAAGTGATTGAAGTCACCGTTAGGCTTcaaggcagcagcagcagcagcagcagcagcagtcttTGACGTTGCCCAGAGagaatgaggatgagattttgtttctagtccatgtcctaatgtgccattagatgctttctgagaagaccgaagagttggcgcgtcaaaccctaaccctatcgcAGCTGCAGATGAagtttgagcactcggctgcgACTTGGACCATGGATGTCGCCGTCATGTGTGAGCAGCTCATCAAGGCGGTGAACGTAACCATGGACCCGGAATCGAGTCCAATATATCGGCTGGAGGCCCTAAAGTTTTTTGAGGAGTTTCAAGAGTAGAGCATAAGATGGTGCAACAACAAGGACAGTTAATGTCGACCGTGGCtgaggtaaggccctgctcgatgccatcttgtggatgtgctgacaaaccttctgttgggaccacgtcgtaggcgcagacccgcttggagcaGCAAATTCAGCATCGGTCGGAGGTGGACTTGCAGATGATGCAACAAcacaagcaggcaatggacacaGTGGACCAGCGTCTCAGACAGGCGCTGCAATGCCTGACGGCATTACCATCAAAGGCGGAGGGTTTATCTGGCAATGCGACGGAGGTTAGTAgagtttttagttgtcatttgtctgaatgtgggaaccctgcttgatgccatcttgtggattgttgacaaaccatctgttgggaccacgtcataggcgcAGAGCTGCTTGCAGCAGCAAACTCAGCACCGGTCGGAGGTGGAGCGTACGGTCACGCGACtgcatgaccagctaacgtcgaccgtgggcgtccgcttggagcaggtgcaggattgcctgcggttaccgtcgaacgaaacgtcgagggttagtagtgtttttagttgtcatttgtctgaatgtgggaaccctgcttgatgccatcttgtggattgttgacaaaccatctgttgggaccacgtcataggtgcagacccgcttgaaacacgaagaatgtggaagaatgtggaagaaggtggaagaagaagaggaagcgtttaaatttcaccggcaatgctcgcgacgagtcacgctatctcccgccatggatgtgaaacattgtgaggtttatgaagtcatctttaggtctcaaggctgcaactacatgaccagctaacgtcgaccgtgggcgtccgcttggagcaggtgcaggattgcctgcggttaccgtcgaacgaaacgtcgagggttagtagtgtttttagttgtcatttgtctgaatgtgggaaccctgcttgatgccatcttgtggattgttgacaaaccatctgttgggaccacgtcataggtgcagacccgcttgaaacacgaagaatgtggaagaatgtggaagaaggtggaagaagaagaggaagcgtttaaatttcaccggcaatgctcgcgacgagtcacgctatctcccgccatggatgtgaaacattgtgaggtttatgaagtcatctttaggtctcaaggctgcaactacatgaccagctaacgtcgaccgtgggcgtccgcttggagcaggtgcaggattgcctgcggttaccgtcgaacgaaacgtcgagggttagtagtgtttttagttgtcatttgtctgaatgtgggaaccctgcttgatgccatcttgtggattgttgacaaaccatctgttgggaccacgtcataggtgcagacccgcttgaaacacgaagaatgtggaagaatgtggaagaaggtggaagaagaagaggaagcgtttaaatttcaccggcaatgctcgcgacgagtcacgctatctcccgccatggatgtgaaacattgtgaggtttatgaagtcatctttaggtctcaaggctgcaactacatgaccagctaacgtcgaccgtgggcgtccgcttggagcaggtgcaggattgcctgcggttaccgtcgaacgaaacgtcgagggttagtagtgtttttagttgtcatttgtctgaatgtgggaaccctgcttgatgccatcttgtggattgttgacaaaccatctgttgggaccacgtcataggtgcagacccgcttgaaacacgaagaatgtggaagaatgtggaagaaggtggaagaagaagaggaagcgtttaaatttcaccggcaatgctcgcgacgagtcacgctatctcccgccatGGATGTTAAGCATTGTGAGGTTTATGAAGTCATCTTTAGGTCTCAAggctgcaactacatgaccagctaacgtcgaccgtgggcgtccgcttggagcaggtgcaggattgcctgcggttaccgtcgaacgaaacgtcgagggttagtagtgtttttagttgtcatttgtctgaatgtgggaaccctgcttgatgccatcttgtggattgttgacaaaccatctgttgggaccacgtcataggtgcagacccgcttgaaacacgaagaatgtggaagaatgtggaagaaggtggaagaagaagaggaagcgtttaaatttcaccggcaatgctcgcgacgagtcacgctatctcccgccatggatgtgaaacattgtgaggtttatgaagtcatctttaggtctcaaggctgcaactacatgaccagctaacgtcgaccgtgggcgtccgcttggagcaggtgcaggattgcctgcggttaccgtcgaacgaaacgtcgagggttagtagtgtttttagttgtcatttgtctgaatgtgggaaccctgcttgatgccatcttgtggattgttgacaaaccatctgttgggaccacgtcataggtgcagacccgcttgaaacacgaagaatgtggaagaatgtggaagaaggtggaagaatgtggaagaagaagaggaagcgtttaaatttcaccggcaatgctcgcgacgagtcacgctatctcccgccatggatgtgaaacattgtgaggtttatgaagtcatctttaggtctcaaggctgcaactacatgaccagctaacgtcgaccgtgggcgtccgcttggagcaggtgcaggattgcctgcggttaccgtcgaacgaaacgtcgagggttagtagtgtttttagttgtcatttgtctgaatgtgggaaccctgcttgatgccatcttgtggattgttgacaaaccatctgttgggaccacgtcataggtgcagacccgcttgaaacacgaagaatgtggaagaaggtggaagaatgtggaagaagaagaggaagcgtttaaatttcaccggcaatgctcgcgacgagtcacgctatctcccgccatggatgtgaaacattgtgaggtttatgaagtcatctttaggtctcaaggctgcaactacatgaccagctaacgtcgaccgtgggcgtccgcttggagcaggtgcaggattgcctgcggttaccgtcgaacgaaacgtcgagggttagtagtgtttttagttgtcatttgtctgaatgtgggaaccctgcttgatgccatcttgtggattgttgacaaaccatctgttgggaccacgtcataggtgcagacccgcttgaaacacgaagaatgtggaagaatgtggaagaaggtggaagaatgtggaagaagaagaggaagcgtttaaatttcaccggcaatgctcgcgacgagtcacgctatctcccgccatggatgtgaaacattgtgaggtttatgaagtcatctttaggtctcaaggctgcaactacatgaccagctaacgtcgaccgtgggcgtccgcttggagcaggtgcaggattgcctgcggttaccgtcgaacgaaacgtcgagggttagtagtgtttttagttgtcatttgtctgaatgtgggaaccctgcttgatgccatcttgtggattgttgacaaaccatctgttgggaccacgtcataggtgcagacccgcttgaaacacgaagaatgtggaagaatgtggaagaaggtggaagaaggtggaagaagaagaggaagcgtttaaatttcaccggcaatgctcgcgacgagtcacgctatctcccgccatGGATGTTAAGCATTGTGAGGTTTATGAAGTCATCTTTAGGTCTCAAGGCTGCAACGACAGGTAatcggaaaaaaaagcctactttttgaggtccttattgttgttttagcaaagatagtcaagtgttttgggaaatgtgggagcgagcagagttccagcgagtccaggtaccctaggttttcctccttttgtttcatctcctaaggaatgtgcaccccaacaagtctttttctcttttgttttcttccgcaggcttGAATTGCTGCTCTCCTCcaactctccctcgctggacggctcagcccaattgagcatagtggcgacCGACGAGTTTTCCTTCGTCACCaaattgtctttgccgctcacacgggccccggtcgagcaagtcaaagaagaatacgtgggggaccttgtgactttgctccaggtgatgcgtgattcaactgtctcatcctcttttggctcatgcgggcgggcaggcaacagcacctgcattgttatgatcgggggtcgcGTTCCTCCTCGGACGCTCCAGCGCGACCAATTTGCATGGGTTCTGACGTCACCACAGGAGGGGGAGGCGCAGCCGCTGCGGGGGAACCCGGAAGCAGGCGCCCAAGTCCAAGCATGGACTTTCAATTGATGGCAAACAAACAGGTCCCAGATTTGTTTGTTAAGTCACACAACTGCAGACATTGTGCCTCTATCTCTCTCATTTTGACATTTCCAACTTGTCACAATTATTCCAAAAGAAGCCACTCATTAAACGAGAAGTTGCCATTTCtgccgctgccctcgttgtctctctagttggctggctgtcgatccggatggccaattccacgagcgcgtcgagggaccctggttcctctcggatcgccagctcctcccgcatctccacattcagccgtcgtggggggagggcggagtcattaaaggcactctcggtggctaagatgcggaattcgacccagtcttttgccacgctccggacgccttgtctgagagctcttaagcgcccaccgGCTGCCTCCCGgcgaagatctttcgcatctctgcggtcaataagtcgtaggaggtacaaatgcgggagccttgctcccattcggcgctcgcccaggctagggcctcatcacgaaggcagccgatcaggtaagcgatcttggctcggtccgaggtgtgggtgagCCTCGGtggttcaaacaccaactgccattgaaccaggaagcgccggcatgcgccgagatctccaccctagggggggggggggggccttaggtccctgttgcggcgatatcggtgttaccaggggagcggctggggttagctgggcacttggtgaatgaggcaaagaattgagtagtgctcgtatgtcatccaggggtctcagccatgctcgataccttagaacagaggtacgcaatagcttgggtatgctgttccaccacctgccaaattgggtcggagggggcctggcctgcgcccgcgggatcgtgctgttatgatcgggggtggaagagcccaaagcaggcgagggctgggagtctgcttctccaatcttgattagaatgatccaagtgaaaggccaggcaccagaggggatggcgtcgggatggcgtcggcgtgtcgttaggcgtatccgtggtcgtggaggccgagcgtagtcggaatcctgggagcaaaacaagaggtcttaaatcaacgaaggaaggcgagaaaatacaagcaggtacgtacctcactgtgagcagatcagacgatcccgcagtgtggttctgttcttggtggccttaaatactcctcactggctaatgactcacacctggcagccctcgagtcattagaggcaggggtgtcaaacttacggcccgcgggccggaaccggcccccaaggaggttcgatcaggcccgcaggatcatttaaaagtggaaaaaatgca
Above is a genomic segment from Stigmatopora argus isolate UIUO_Sarg chromosome 8, RoL_Sarg_1.0, whole genome shotgun sequence containing:
- the LOC144079469 gene encoding uncharacterized protein LOC144079469, yielding MVQQQGQLMSTVAEAQTRLEQQIQHRSEVDLQMMQQHKQAMDTVDQRLRQALQCLTALPSKAEGLSGNATEAQSCLQQQTQHRSEVERTVTRLHDQLTSTVGVRLEQVQDCLRLPSNETSRVQTRLKHEECGRMWKKVEEEEEAFKFHRQCSRRVTLSPAMDVKHCEVYEVIFRSQGCNYMTS